One genomic window of Paramormyrops kingsleyae isolate MSU_618 chromosome 22, PKINGS_0.4, whole genome shotgun sequence includes the following:
- the LOC111835973 gene encoding complement C1q tumor necrosis factor-related protein 1-like isoform X2 has translation MFGHFLLLFPLVASVPPPSGAPLRQCHRCCDHLESAGDAPPTGLNQMPEVRTYINMTILKGDKGDRGDRGTPGKAGLTGPPGSRGPAGPKGSKGQAGAPGDACKTQYSAFSVGRRKALHSVDYYQALVFDTVFVNLDEHFNMFKGKFYCYVPGIYFFNLNIHTWNFKETYLHLMHNEQAKVIVYAQPSDRSIMQSQSVMLPLEQNDEVWVRLYKRERENAIYSDDMDIYITFNGYLVKPTQ, from the exons atGTTTGGCCATTTCCTGTTGCTCTTCCCCCTGGTGGCATCTGTGCCACCACCCTCTGGTGCCCCCCTGAGACAATGCCATCGCTGCTGTGACCACCTGGAATCAGCGGGGGACGCTCCTCCCACGGGTCTGAACCAAATGCCTGAAGTGAGGACCTACATTAACATGACCATCCTCAAAG gggacaaggggGACCGAGGAGATAGAGGAACACCTGGGAAAGCTGGTCTCACAGGGCCACCGGGCTCCCGAGGTCCTGCAGGTCCTAAGGGGAGCAAAGGTCAAGCTGGTGCCCCTGGAGATGCCTGCAAAACCCAATATTCTGCCTTTTCCGTGGGCAGGCGAAAGGCCCTGCATAGCGTGGACTACTACCAAGCCCTGGTCTTTGACACAGTCTTTGTCAACCTCGATGAGCACTTCAACATGTTCAAGGGCAAGTTCTACTGCTATGTGCCCGGGATCTACTTCTTCAATCTCAACATCCACACATGGAACTTCAAGGAGACCTACTTGCATCTGATGCACAACGAGCAGGCCAAGGTGATCGTGTACGCGCAGCCCAGCGACCGCAGCATCATGCAGAGCCAGAGCGTCATGCTGCCGCTGGAGCAGAACGACGAGGTGTGGGTGCGGCTTTACAAGCGCGAGAGGGAGAACGCCATCTACAGTGACGACATGGACATCTACATCACCTTCAATGGTTACCTCGTCAAGCCCACTCAATGA
- the LOC111835973 gene encoding complement C1q tumor necrosis factor-related protein 1-like isoform X1: MPRHIYRICTALHGFISIRTPTRICISVTMFGHFLLLFPLVASVPPPSGAPLRQCHRCCDHLESAGDAPPTGLNQMPEVRTYINMTILKGDKGDRGDRGTPGKAGLTGPPGSRGPAGPKGSKGQAGAPGDACKTQYSAFSVGRRKALHSVDYYQALVFDTVFVNLDEHFNMFKGKFYCYVPGIYFFNLNIHTWNFKETYLHLMHNEQAKVIVYAQPSDRSIMQSQSVMLPLEQNDEVWVRLYKRERENAIYSDDMDIYITFNGYLVKPTQ; the protein is encoded by the exons ATGCCACGTCACATCTACAGGATTTGCACTGCATTGCATGGCTTTATTTCTATCCGCACGCCGACTCGCATATGTATCA gtgtcactatGTTTGGCCATTTCCTGTTGCTCTTCCCCCTGGTGGCATCTGTGCCACCACCCTCTGGTGCCCCCCTGAGACAATGCCATCGCTGCTGTGACCACCTGGAATCAGCGGGGGACGCTCCTCCCACGGGTCTGAACCAAATGCCTGAAGTGAGGACCTACATTAACATGACCATCCTCAAAG gggacaaggggGACCGAGGAGATAGAGGAACACCTGGGAAAGCTGGTCTCACAGGGCCACCGGGCTCCCGAGGTCCTGCAGGTCCTAAGGGGAGCAAAGGTCAAGCTGGTGCCCCTGGAGATGCCTGCAAAACCCAATATTCTGCCTTTTCCGTGGGCAGGCGAAAGGCCCTGCATAGCGTGGACTACTACCAAGCCCTGGTCTTTGACACAGTCTTTGTCAACCTCGATGAGCACTTCAACATGTTCAAGGGCAAGTTCTACTGCTATGTGCCCGGGATCTACTTCTTCAATCTCAACATCCACACATGGAACTTCAAGGAGACCTACTTGCATCTGATGCACAACGAGCAGGCCAAGGTGATCGTGTACGCGCAGCCCAGCGACCGCAGCATCATGCAGAGCCAGAGCGTCATGCTGCCGCTGGAGCAGAACGACGAGGTGTGGGTGCGGCTTTACAAGCGCGAGAGGGAGAACGCCATCTACAGTGACGACATGGACATCTACATCACCTTCAATGGTTACCTCGTCAAGCCCACTCAATGA
- the il2rb gene encoding interleukin-2 receptor subunit beta: MGAVHLSLLTFLLNLWIVLSIQGLDCVNDYVNNITCVWNCSTVGPGVVCHLQGQKANNVRICDLKPLLGSDGTLRGCHLVFVSNQFIFRDKIPLNVTCNNYMVFRIPDYSPARNIKMHPPGRPTVLKSNMSWSPGHPLSPYIFDYEFQMQFKLEKHGWEVARDVYSKRKMWVELNEDILEKAALYQARVRVRPVEKLSGAWSDWSPTTSWRPENMPPSQGIVPLMLGGRQGQDQGQGQGFNWSVEVPVVLVLSFMFIMILMVFLCRTYQEKWFYQVKCLHIPDPSKYFASLHSIHEGNFQKWLSPMFSPESFDILRNSEDISVLEISKEKVTPAYLEFSNLAKQWDSSGHSTFSNLGYLYSKYPSSYEIEPCSVYFSYQPGEGQDDQDDSSYEHSLQTSSSYECLAKDGDFHRHVEVPDSGFGTGQEDQEMEENEEEKVELNSFGESAHWPAPLVACPSSRAVVCPAGSSQPFHSFPQLPYPYPVPRDMGLADRPSAPVESFGITPGRFSSVKLEPSNGGYLSLQEMELTGGNKSI; the protein is encoded by the exons ATGGGGGCTGTACATCTGAGTCTTCTGACCTTCCTGCTAAATCTCTGGATTGTTCTCTCCATCCAAG GTCTTGACTGTGTCAATGACTATGTCAACAACATCACCTGTGTCTGGAACTGCTCCACAGTAGGTCCAGGGGTGGTCTGCCATCTCCAAGGGCAAAAGGCTAACAA TGTCAGGATATGTGATCTGAAGCCTTTGTTGGGATCAGACGGCACTTTGAGGGGCTGCCATCTTGTTTTTGTGTCTAAT CAATTTATTTTTCGGGACAAGATACCACTTAATGTTACATGTAACAACTACATGGTATTCCGTATACCCGATTACTCACCAGCAAGAAACA TCAAAATGCACCCTCCTGGCAGGCCCACCGTACTCAAATCCAACATGTCCTGGAGTCCCGGTCACCCTTTGTCACCTTACATATTTGATTACGAGTTTCAAATGCAGTTCAAGCTTGAGAAACATGGATGGGAG GTGGCGCGGGACGTCTATTCTAAACGGAAAATGTGGGTGGAGCTAAATGAAGACATACTGGAGAAGGCAGCGCTGTATCAGGCCCGGGTTCGGGTCCGTCCGGTAGAGAAACTCTCAGGGGCTTGGAGCGACTGGAGCCCCACCACTTCCTGGAGGCCAGAGAATATGCCCCCCTCTCAAGGTATCGTGCCATTAATGCTGGGTGGTCGTCAAGGTCAAGATCAAGGTCAAGGTCAAG GCTTTAACTGGAGTGTGGAAGTCCCCGTGGTGCTCGTGCTCAGCTTCATGTTCATCATGATCTTGATGGTGTTCCTATGCCGCACCTACCAGGAGAAATG GTTCTACCAGGTTAAATGTCTGCACATCCCCGATCCCTCGAAATATTTTGCCAGCCTCCACTCCATTCACGAGGGAAACTTCCAG AAATGGTTAAGTCCCATGTTCTCGCCGGAGTCTTTCGACATTCTACGCAACTCCGAGGATATTTCGGTGCTGGAGATCTCCAAAGAGAAAGTCACCCCGGCTTACCTGGAGTTCAGCAACCTGGCCAAACAGTGGGACAGTAGTGGTCATTCCACCTTCTCCAACTTAGGATACCTATATTCCAAATACCCCAGCTCCTACGAGATCGAGCCCTGCTCCGTCTACTTCAGCTACCAGCCGGGTGAGGGTCAGGACGATCAGGACGACAGCTCTTATGAACATTCTCTTCAAACGAGCTCCTCCTATGAGTGTCTAGCAAAGGACGGAGACTTCCACAGGCATGTCGAGGTGCCCGACTCAGGCTTCGGGACTGGGCAGGAGGATCAGGAAATGGAGGAGAATGAAGAGGAGAAGGTGGAGCTGAACAGCTTTGGAGAATCAGCACACTGGCCTGCTCCTTTAGTGGCGTGCCCTTCATCCAGAGCAGTCGTCTGTCCTGCAGGCTCCTCTCAGCCCTTCCACAGCTTCCCACAGCTTCCCTACCCCTATCCTGTTCCCCGTGACATGGGTTTAGCAGATAGGCCCAGTGCCCCCGTGGAATCATTTGGTATAACCCCCGGCAGGTTCTCCTCGGTGAAACTGGAGCCCTCCAATGGTGGATACCTGTCACTGCAGGAAATGGAGCTCACTGGAGGCAACAAGTCCATCTGA